A genomic window from Chitinophaga pollutisoli includes:
- a CDS encoding hemerythrin domain-containing protein, giving the protein MQRHPKLIPLSHEHKTLLFLCRYLKKDAAAYEGYPLDTASKMQHMVRVFQETMVGHIQKEDHLFEQCRGFVPELDAMIDELAEEHRVISGMYSALVDSPDLVEGMDQIARALEAHIRKEERLVFGKMQELLPDVIENLRLPEGEQE; this is encoded by the coding sequence ATGCAACGTCATCCTAAACTCATACCGCTGTCGCACGAGCATAAGACTTTATTGTTTTTATGCCGTTACCTGAAAAAAGATGCAGCCGCATACGAAGGGTACCCGCTGGATACTGCTTCCAAGATGCAGCATATGGTCAGGGTTTTCCAGGAAACGATGGTAGGGCATATCCAGAAGGAAGACCACCTTTTTGAGCAGTGCCGGGGTTTTGTGCCGGAACTGGACGCGATGATCGATGAACTGGCGGAAGAGCACCGGGTGATTTCCGGGATGTACAGCGCGCTGGTGGACAGCCCGGACCTGGTGGAAGGAATGGACCAGATCGCCCGTGCGCTGGAAGCCCACATCCGGAAAGAGGAGCGGCTCGTGTTCGGCAAAATGCAGGAACTGCTGCCCGATGTGATCGAAAACCTGCGTTTGCCGGAAGGCGAGCAGGAGTGA
- a CDS encoding TonB-dependent receptor domain-containing protein: MNSYCKMLILTVMVTGPALSIQAQSQNGATSKGEIAGKVTRSNDAPVEFATVTLLRAKDSSLVKGVLADIGGKYAFEGVPGGRYIVAAANMGLKKGFSQPFNLNGSPVKMPTIVLGEDTRNLKTVDVTAKRPFIEQKADKMVVNVENSIVAAGGTAMEVLQQSPGIQVDKDDNISMRGKNGVIIMIDGKPSNMSPQDVAQLLKNMPSSNVDQIELIANPSAKYDAAGNAGIINIKLKKNSNYGANGSVNAGYTQGILPKATGGLNLNYRNKKVNVYGSYNVSYFRGFEELAITRDYQTEKGRTFFDQHNYIDKSSTYHGGKAGIDYFINPNHTLGFMVNLAKSSWTGDGNGLTLIGNGIRQDSSLHTTSDNKQDWNRQSYNVNYKGKLDTSGKEINIDLDYSRNAEDSRTFMYSDYMDAKGEEFYRGDVTRNFQPSIINIKTIKVDYTHPLRHNDKLEAGVKFSWVDSDNNSRFDSLLNNTWVYDGNRSNYFIYKENVNAGYINYNRQFKKLGIQAGLRAEHTHVNGNSVTMKQVNDTSYLNLFPSIFFSYNAGKDHQLGLSYSRRLQRPSYDDLNPFEFYLDRYTKAGGNPNLRPQFSSNVDFTWTFKSFLTTAIGYSHTKDMLSRILEPGVDDITGDTTIVVYRYMNVATKDNVNLNLSAPIPVTKWWKTFTTASVFYNKFETVVKGEEIKRASAGFFGNTQHTFTLGKGWTAEASAFYTSPQIAQEGLFRMKAMYAVNAGVQKTVLNKKGTIRLNVNDIFQTQRFRGDYAVTNSNLTLKTGWDSRQVRLNFTYRFGNSNVKEARNRKTGLEDEQSRVK, from the coding sequence ATGAACTCGTATTGCAAAATGTTGATCCTCACTGTTATGGTAACCGGACCAGCATTATCCATCCAGGCCCAATCCCAAAACGGCGCTACCTCGAAAGGAGAGATCGCCGGTAAAGTAACCCGCTCCAATGACGCTCCCGTTGAATTTGCTACCGTAACCCTCCTCCGTGCCAAAGACTCTTCCCTGGTGAAAGGCGTACTCGCCGACATCGGCGGAAAGTATGCCTTCGAGGGCGTGCCCGGCGGCCGGTATATCGTAGCCGCAGCCAACATGGGGCTGAAAAAAGGTTTTTCGCAGCCTTTTAACCTCAACGGATCACCCGTAAAAATGCCCACCATTGTACTCGGCGAAGACACCCGCAACCTGAAAACAGTGGACGTTACCGCCAAAAGACCCTTCATCGAACAGAAAGCCGATAAAATGGTCGTGAATGTCGAGAACTCCATCGTGGCCGCAGGCGGCACGGCGATGGAAGTGCTCCAGCAATCGCCTGGGATTCAGGTAGATAAGGACGATAATATTTCCATGCGCGGTAAAAACGGTGTCATCATCATGATCGACGGTAAACCTTCCAATATGTCGCCCCAGGACGTTGCCCAGCTGCTCAAAAACATGCCCAGTTCGAACGTTGACCAAATCGAACTGATTGCCAATCCTTCCGCCAAATACGATGCAGCTGGCAACGCGGGGATCATTAATATCAAGCTGAAGAAAAACAGCAACTACGGCGCCAACGGCAGTGTGAACGCTGGGTACACCCAGGGCATACTGCCCAAGGCGACCGGAGGCCTCAACCTCAACTACCGCAACAAAAAGGTAAACGTGTACGGCTCCTACAACGTCAGCTACTTCCGCGGCTTCGAAGAACTGGCCATCACCCGCGATTACCAGACGGAAAAGGGACGTACTTTCTTCGATCAGCATAATTACATCGATAAATCCTCCACTTATCATGGCGGCAAAGCCGGGATCGATTACTTCATCAATCCCAACCACACCCTCGGTTTCATGGTCAACCTTGCCAAAAGCAGCTGGACCGGCGACGGTAACGGGCTAACGCTCATCGGTAATGGCATCCGGCAGGATTCCAGCCTCCACACCACCAGCGATAACAAGCAAGATTGGAACCGTCAATCTTATAATGTAAACTACAAAGGCAAACTCGACACTTCCGGGAAGGAAATCAACATCGATCTCGATTATTCCCGCAACGCAGAAGACAGCCGCACTTTTATGTACTCAGACTATATGGACGCCAAAGGAGAAGAGTTTTATCGCGGCGATGTGACCCGCAACTTCCAGCCGTCTATCATCAACATCAAAACCATTAAAGTGGACTACACCCATCCGCTCCGGCATAACGATAAGCTGGAAGCAGGTGTGAAGTTCAGCTGGGTGGATTCCGACAACAATTCCCGTTTCGACTCGCTGCTGAACAATACCTGGGTGTACGATGGGAACCGTTCCAACTATTTCATTTACAAGGAAAACGTGAACGCAGGGTACATCAACTACAACCGCCAGTTTAAAAAACTGGGCATACAGGCAGGGCTCCGTGCCGAACACACGCACGTCAACGGTAACTCGGTGACAATGAAGCAGGTGAACGACACGAGCTATCTGAACCTGTTCCCCAGCATATTTTTCAGCTACAACGCCGGAAAAGACCACCAGCTGGGCCTTTCTTACAGCCGCCGCCTGCAGCGTCCGAGCTACGACGACCTGAATCCCTTCGAATTCTACCTCGACCGTTATACAAAAGCAGGCGGTAACCCCAACCTGCGGCCGCAGTTCTCCAGCAACGTGGATTTCACCTGGACTTTCAAGTCTTTCCTGACCACGGCTATCGGTTACAGCCATACGAAAGACATGCTTTCCCGCATCCTGGAACCGGGCGTCGACGATATCACGGGCGACACAACGATCGTGGTGTACCGGTATATGAACGTGGCCACAAAAGACAATGTGAACCTGAATCTCAGCGCGCCCATCCCGGTTACCAAATGGTGGAAGACGTTCACGACCGCTTCGGTTTTCTACAACAAATTTGAAACGGTAGTGAAAGGAGAGGAGATCAAACGCGCGTCGGCTGGCTTCTTCGGCAACACGCAGCACACTTTCACCCTGGGCAAAGGCTGGACGGCGGAAGCTTCCGCTTTCTACACTTCTCCGCAGATCGCGCAGGAAGGCTTGTTCCGGATGAAGGCGATGTACGCGGTGAACGCCGGTGTCCAGAAAACGGTCCTCAACAAAAAAGGCACGATCCGCCTGAACGTCAACGACATATTTCAAACCCAGCGCTTCCGTGGCGACTATGCGGTCACCAATAGCAACCTGACCCTCAAAACGGGCTGGGACAGCCGCCAGGTGCGCCTGAACTTTACCTATCGATTCGGCAACAGCAACGTAAAAGAGGCCCGTAACCGTAAAACCGGCCTGGAAGACGAGCAAAGCCGCGTGAAATAG
- a CDS encoding RNA polymerase sigma factor, giving the protein MENLPVTDQIVARCRMGDARAFHDLYHAYSRAMYNICLRMTGHQADAEDVLQEAFVQIFKNLDNLASDSSLTAWVKRIVVNHCLSYLRKKKVHFEEVEDQEWKQEDGVDESEHTLTVAAVKDAIGQLPAGYRTVLNLYIFEDYSHREIAGLLGITESTVKTQYMRAKEKVRQIVKLKSKTI; this is encoded by the coding sequence TTGGAAAATTTGCCTGTAACAGATCAGATCGTGGCCAGATGCCGCATGGGCGACGCCCGTGCGTTCCATGACCTGTATCACGCATATTCCAGGGCCATGTATAACATCTGCCTCCGGATGACGGGCCATCAGGCCGACGCGGAAGACGTTCTGCAAGAGGCATTTGTACAGATCTTTAAAAACCTGGATAATCTCGCTTCCGACAGCAGCCTGACTGCATGGGTCAAGCGGATCGTGGTCAACCACTGCCTCAGTTACCTCCGGAAAAAGAAAGTGCATTTCGAGGAAGTGGAAGACCAGGAATGGAAGCAGGAAGATGGGGTTGACGAATCCGAGCACACGCTGACGGTTGCGGCGGTGAAAGACGCCATCGGCCAGTTGCCGGCGGGATACAGGACAGTGCTGAACCTCTACATTTTCGAGGATTACAGTCACCGCGAGATCGCAGGTTTGTTGGGCATCACGGAGTCGACCGTCAAAACGCAGTATATGCGGGCGAAGGAAAAAGTCCGCCAGATCGTGAAACTTAAATCGAAAACGATATGA
- a CDS encoding DUF4097 family beta strand repeat-containing protein has product MFCKSTILFLLLSPILVFAAKGDEEHKVTMVKEFRVSESSSVNINTKYGKVTVHIWDKPACKSTVTVTGFGNNAEQARRMTETIDVKMEEAGGNVNIAVVSNSGSKWFNQRKDNKEYVNIDIELYVPSRLKTMNIANSFGDVIARQLPFPSNLKVNYGFIDVADAGKMFLSIAYTNKARIGKADALTVQAAYSSLNCGKINEVNCTSSYGHYSFGDVNELKLQSNYDELRFRNIGSLVLKSNYSDVRMEELGASAIISSNYGNIRIRKIDKGFKSLNADVNYTDLRLGVVSGTPFRVNAEIRNGNFRADGFAFKHVSENRNKGNLSYSAITSNAVESSPLISVNGKHSDVKVGED; this is encoded by the coding sequence ATGTTTTGTAAATCTACCATACTGTTTTTATTACTGAGCCCGATCCTGGTTTTCGCCGCGAAAGGGGACGAAGAGCACAAAGTGACGATGGTAAAAGAATTCCGCGTCAGCGAATCATCCTCCGTTAATATCAACACCAAATACGGCAAAGTAACGGTTCATATCTGGGACAAGCCCGCCTGCAAATCTACCGTCACCGTAACAGGATTCGGCAACAACGCCGAGCAGGCGCGCAGGATGACCGAAACGATCGATGTAAAAATGGAAGAAGCGGGTGGTAATGTGAATATCGCCGTTGTGTCGAATTCCGGATCGAAGTGGTTCAACCAGCGGAAAGACAACAAGGAATACGTGAATATCGACATCGAATTATACGTGCCTTCCCGGCTGAAAACCATGAATATCGCCAATAGTTTCGGGGATGTGATTGCGCGGCAGTTACCTTTCCCGTCGAACCTCAAAGTGAATTACGGATTCATCGACGTGGCCGATGCCGGCAAGATGTTTCTCAGTATTGCTTATACCAACAAGGCAAGGATCGGCAAGGCCGACGCACTAACGGTGCAGGCGGCTTATTCCTCCCTGAATTGCGGTAAGATCAATGAAGTGAATTGTACATCCAGCTACGGCCATTATTCTTTCGGCGATGTGAATGAATTGAAGTTGCAGTCGAACTACGACGAACTGCGATTCAGGAACATCGGAAGCCTGGTGCTGAAATCGAATTATTCGGATGTGCGGATGGAAGAGCTGGGTGCCAGCGCCATCATCAGCAGCAACTACGGAAACATCCGAATCCGGAAGATTGACAAGGGCTTTAAGTCATTGAATGCCGATGTCAACTATACGGACCTGCGGCTGGGCGTAGTTTCCGGTACGCCCTTCCGGGTGAACGCCGAAATCAGGAACGGTAATTTCAGGGCCGACGGTTTCGCCTTCAAGCACGTCAGCGAAAACCGTAACAAAGGAAACCTCTCCTATTCCGCCATAACATCCAATGCCGTCGAATCATCTCCGCTCATATCTGTGAACGGGAAGCATTCCGACGTCAAAGTGGGTGAGGATTAA
- a CDS encoding head GIN domain-containing protein, which produces MKKFAALLGVALLTFALTATAQRQKISGNGTMKKEKRTVSGSFESIGVSGQFNVQIRQGSGTSIEIEGDENLLPYIETVLDGHDLEIRYRRHTDVRPSKPVNVWITNPTISELAGSGKVVFKSDGKLKGDKLEVALSGIGEADLDVDYEKLEVALSGNGKVRLAGKADKTEVAISGSADVDAPAMATEETEVAISGSGKAFVNVSKKLEIAISGSGSVRYKGDARVEQSVSGNGRVTHEN; this is translated from the coding sequence ATGAAGAAATTTGCAGCGCTCCTCGGAGTCGCCCTCCTGACCTTTGCCCTGACCGCAACGGCGCAACGCCAGAAAATTAGCGGGAACGGTACGATGAAGAAAGAAAAGCGGACCGTTTCCGGCTCTTTCGAAAGCATCGGCGTCAGCGGCCAGTTCAACGTACAGATCCGCCAGGGGAGCGGTACTTCCATTGAAATCGAAGGCGACGAAAACCTGCTGCCCTACATCGAAACCGTGCTGGATGGCCACGACCTGGAAATCCGCTACCGCCGTCATACCGACGTAAGGCCCAGCAAACCGGTTAATGTCTGGATCACCAACCCGACGATTTCGGAACTAGCCGGCAGCGGTAAAGTGGTATTCAAATCCGACGGTAAATTGAAAGGCGACAAGCTGGAAGTGGCGCTCAGCGGTATCGGCGAAGCCGACCTGGACGTGGATTACGAAAAGCTGGAAGTAGCCCTGAGCGGCAACGGGAAAGTAAGACTCGCCGGCAAGGCTGATAAAACGGAGGTGGCGATTTCAGGTTCCGCCGACGTGGATGCCCCTGCCATGGCGACCGAGGAAACCGAGGTAGCTATTTCCGGTTCCGGGAAAGCTTTTGTGAACGTGAGCAAAAAACTGGAGATCGCAATTTCCGGCAGTGGCAGCGTTCGTTACAAGGGCGATGCGAGGGTAGAGCAGTCGGTTTCCGGAAATGGCCGCGTAACGCACGAAAACTGA
- a CDS encoding C1 family peptidase, giving the protein MRQQLMTCAVLLAGFAATAQETPRSIANPHAQEFTVIRNNAATTVKNQGMTGTCWCFSTVSLIESQCLKNGAASQPDLSEMFVVRNVYLMKARNYVKRQGAAQFGEGGLGHDVLIVAGRDGLMPESVYSGKLPGQEQFDHSKMADTLKKFLDTLLRRRPVDPKWEQRFAALMDQYMGAAPPAKFEYNGKTYTPQEYAKQVVKYDPADYVSLTSFTHHPVYSSFVLELPDNHANGSFYNVSLNELIGATWQAVQKGYTVMWDADVSNRGFAHNGGYALSPKYDSLWNRQQPDPSAAEVNVTPEYRQELFEKLVTQDDHLMHITGIGKGKDNKRFFIVKNSWGVGSKFEGYLYVSEPYFAVNTINVVVPKAALDKELKKKLHLL; this is encoded by the coding sequence ATGAGACAACAACTTATGACCTGTGCCGTATTGCTGGCAGGATTTGCCGCTACCGCGCAGGAGACGCCCCGAAGCATCGCCAATCCGCACGCGCAGGAATTTACCGTGATCCGGAATAATGCGGCTACGACTGTGAAGAACCAGGGGATGACCGGCACTTGCTGGTGCTTTTCTACGGTTTCGCTGATTGAAAGCCAGTGTTTGAAGAACGGCGCGGCGAGCCAGCCCGATTTGTCGGAGATGTTCGTGGTGCGGAATGTGTACCTGATGAAGGCCCGTAACTATGTGAAGCGCCAGGGTGCTGCGCAGTTTGGCGAAGGCGGTCTGGGCCACGATGTGCTGATCGTTGCCGGCAGGGACGGATTGATGCCTGAATCGGTTTACAGCGGGAAGCTGCCCGGCCAGGAGCAATTCGACCACAGCAAGATGGCCGATACGCTGAAGAAATTCCTGGACACGTTGCTGCGCCGCCGTCCGGTGGATCCGAAGTGGGAGCAGCGCTTTGCCGCGCTGATGGACCAATATATGGGCGCAGCGCCTCCCGCCAAATTCGAGTATAACGGGAAAACATACACGCCGCAGGAATATGCGAAACAGGTGGTCAAGTACGATCCGGCAGATTATGTGAGCCTGACTTCGTTTACGCATCATCCTGTTTATTCTTCTTTCGTGCTGGAACTGCCAGATAACCATGCCAACGGGAGTTTCTACAACGTATCGCTCAACGAGTTGATCGGGGCCACCTGGCAAGCGGTGCAAAAAGGATATACGGTGATGTGGGACGCGGACGTGAGCAATCGCGGATTCGCGCACAACGGCGGCTACGCCCTGAGCCCGAAGTACGACAGTCTCTGGAACCGCCAGCAGCCCGATCCTTCGGCGGCTGAGGTGAACGTGACGCCGGAGTACCGGCAGGAGCTGTTCGAGAAGCTGGTTACGCAGGACGACCACCTGATGCATATCACGGGGATTGGCAAGGGGAAAGACAATAAACGCTTTTTCATTGTGAAGAATTCCTGGGGCGTGGGGTCGAAGTTTGAGGGATACCTTTACGTGTCGGAACCGTATTTCGCGGTGAACACGATTAATGTGGTAGTTCCGAAAGCTGCGCTGGATAAGGAATTAAAGAAGAAATTGCATTTACTGTAA
- a CDS encoding helix-turn-helix transcriptional regulator, with the protein MSTQAPDILRLFGTNLRRIRKERGFSQRELSARCNVDNADISRMENGEINVTLRTLSQLADALEVAILELLSDRKT; encoded by the coding sequence ATGTCAACCCAGGCCCCGGATATATTGCGCCTTTTCGGAACAAATCTCCGCCGAATCAGAAAGGAAAGAGGCTTCAGCCAACGCGAGCTCTCTGCACGATGCAACGTCGACAATGCAGACATTTCCCGGATGGAAAACGGTGAGATCAATGTTACACTCCGCACACTGTCTCAATTGGCAGACGCGCTGGAAGTTGCGATCCTCGAACTGTTGTCCGACCGCAAAACATAA
- a CDS encoding acylphosphatase has protein sequence MLHKEIVVKGMVHGVYFRATAKSVAASMGLKGQVKNLPDGHVWIAAEGPATAMKEFIDWCRIGPSGAKVSGLDITEGPLQHYTDFSILH, from the coding sequence ATGTTGCATAAAGAAATTGTAGTTAAAGGCATGGTTCATGGCGTTTACTTCCGGGCCACCGCCAAATCCGTAGCCGCCAGCATGGGCCTTAAAGGACAAGTCAAAAACCTGCCCGACGGCCATGTATGGATCGCAGCCGAAGGTCCCGCCACCGCCATGAAGGAATTTATTGACTGGTGCAGAATCGGCCCCTCAGGCGCCAAGGTCTCCGGCCTCGATATTACCGAAGGCCCCCTGCAGCATTACACCGATTTCAGTATCCTGCATTGA
- a CDS encoding 2'-5' RNA ligase family protein, with amino-acid sequence MEQEVLHDYMLVVHPDAQTVQDVSMYKHLIAEELGTAAGSFTQAHIALFRSEFPERYEELFVTMLDRLVADQSAFTVYTSRIDHSRHASGRHMFYVNVANPKPLEELHRKVMQAFELEPAGYRPHIALARSLQPHQFTQLSPYLSGKVFVRSFHCHSFSLLRRAAGSDRYELVREFLFGREVPSSHPLFHRAA; translated from the coding sequence ATGGAACAGGAAGTATTACACGATTATATGCTGGTAGTACATCCGGACGCACAGACGGTTCAGGATGTGAGCATGTACAAGCATTTGATAGCGGAGGAGCTGGGAACGGCTGCCGGATCATTTACCCAGGCGCACATTGCCTTGTTCAGGTCGGAGTTTCCGGAGCGGTACGAGGAGTTGTTCGTGACGATGCTGGATCGGTTGGTGGCGGATCAGTCGGCGTTTACGGTGTATACGTCGCGGATTGACCACAGTCGTCATGCCAGTGGCCGGCACATGTTTTATGTGAATGTCGCCAATCCGAAGCCGTTGGAGGAGTTGCACCGGAAGGTGATGCAGGCGTTCGAGTTGGAGCCGGCGGGTTACCGTCCGCATATTGCGTTGGCGCGTTCGTTGCAGCCGCATCAGTTTACGCAGTTGTCTCCTTATTTGTCGGGCAAGGTGTTCGTGCGGAGTTTTCATTGTCACAGTTTCAGTTTATTGAGGCGGGCTGCGGGCAGTGACCGGTACGAGCTGGTGCGGGAGTTTTTGTTTGGACGGGAGGTTCCGTCGAGCCACCCGTTGTTCCACCGTGCGGCGTAA
- the tpiA gene encoding triose-phosphate isomerase: MRKKIVAGNWKMNLTLAEGEQLVNDILAAGITLSGDQAVVIAPPFPYLQQVKALTRSQPNVFVAAQNCASEKSGAYTGEVSAAMLASVGVDYVILGHSERREYFNETNAQLAKKIDLVLANGLKPIFCCGEPLEVRKAETQNAYVAKQLEESLYHLDAGALQQVVIAYEPIWAIGTGLTASAQQAQDMHAFIRGQIAAKYGQDAAAGLTILYGGSAKPSNAAELFASADVDGGLIGGASLVAADFAAIIKSL, encoded by the coding sequence ATGAGAAAGAAGATCGTAGCAGGCAACTGGAAGATGAACCTGACCCTCGCGGAAGGCGAGCAGCTGGTGAACGACATCCTGGCGGCCGGCATTACTTTATCCGGAGACCAGGCTGTGGTGATTGCACCGCCTTTTCCGTATCTGCAGCAGGTAAAAGCACTGACCCGCAGCCAACCCAACGTATTCGTGGCGGCACAGAACTGCGCCAGTGAGAAGTCAGGCGCTTATACCGGCGAGGTGTCCGCGGCCATGCTGGCGTCTGTAGGCGTTGACTACGTGATCCTGGGGCACTCCGAGCGCCGGGAATATTTCAATGAAACGAATGCGCAACTGGCGAAGAAGATCGACCTGGTGCTGGCCAACGGGCTGAAGCCTATCTTCTGCTGCGGCGAGCCGCTGGAAGTGCGGAAAGCGGAAACGCAGAATGCGTATGTGGCGAAGCAGCTGGAAGAAAGCCTTTACCACCTGGACGCTGGGGCTTTGCAGCAGGTGGTGATTGCTTACGAGCCGATCTGGGCCATTGGCACGGGTTTGACGGCGAGCGCGCAGCAGGCGCAGGATATGCATGCGTTTATCCGCGGGCAGATTGCGGCGAAGTATGGCCAGGACGCGGCTGCGGGTTTGACGATCCTGTACGGCGGCAGCGCGAAGCCTTCGAATGCGGCAGAGCTGTTTGCTTCGGCGGATGTGGACGGCGGACTGATCGGCGGCGCGTCGCTGGTGGCGGCGGATTTCGCGGCGATCATCAAAAGCTTGTAA
- a CDS encoding putative sugar nucleotidyl transferase, with protein sequence MNRHYILFDTPERDELYPFTHTRPVAEIRTGILTIREKWEKWLGSGPLSSFTTEYLQAKYPLRKAPPGTITVLVNGHLLPSAGIVETLAAMEPGQELYKNGRLLAKLISGDDFFAPATLVRLEYEGEIRRVDRPWDIVRHNEAALRDDFALLTKGRKSAPVSATNQVVNPAQVFLEPGAKVECSVLNASAGPIYVGKDAEIMEGNLVRGGFAMGEGAVLKMGSRVYGATTLGPRSVAGGEIKNSVFFGHSNKGHDGYLGDAVIGEWCNLGANTSCSNMKNNAREVRIWMEAKQEYWPAGAKCGVMMGDFSRCGINTMFNTGTVVGVSCNVFGGIFRPNSCLLSVGEAPGLLINTGWRKRSGTQMRGCG encoded by the coding sequence ATGAACCGTCACTACATCCTGTTTGATACGCCCGAGCGCGACGAACTCTACCCCTTCACGCACACCCGACCCGTAGCGGAGATCCGTACGGGCATCCTCACCATTCGCGAAAAATGGGAGAAATGGCTCGGATCCGGGCCGCTCAGCAGTTTCACCACCGAGTACCTCCAGGCCAAATATCCCTTGCGGAAAGCGCCGCCAGGCACCATTACCGTATTGGTGAACGGGCACCTGCTCCCTTCCGCGGGCATCGTGGAAACCCTCGCGGCCATGGAACCGGGGCAGGAACTGTACAAAAACGGCAGGCTGCTGGCCAAGCTCATCAGCGGCGACGATTTCTTTGCCCCGGCCACGCTCGTGCGGCTGGAATATGAAGGCGAGATCCGGCGGGTCGACCGGCCCTGGGATATCGTCCGCCACAATGAAGCGGCGCTCCGCGATGATTTTGCGCTGCTGACGAAGGGGCGGAAATCGGCGCCGGTTTCCGCAACCAACCAGGTGGTGAACCCGGCGCAGGTGTTCCTGGAACCGGGGGCCAAGGTGGAATGCAGTGTGCTGAACGCATCGGCGGGGCCGATTTACGTGGGGAAAGACGCGGAGATCATGGAAGGGAACCTGGTGCGAGGCGGCTTTGCCATGGGTGAAGGCGCCGTTTTGAAAATGGGCAGCCGGGTTTACGGCGCCACTACCCTTGGACCGCGGAGCGTAGCCGGCGGGGAAATCAAGAACTCGGTTTTCTTTGGACATTCCAATAAGGGGCACGACGGCTACCTGGGCGACGCGGTGATCGGCGAATGGTGCAACCTGGGCGCCAACACCAGCTGTTCCAATATGAAGAACAACGCCCGCGAGGTGCGGATCTGGATGGAAGCGAAGCAGGAATACTGGCCGGCCGGGGCCAAATGCGGCGTGATGATGGGGGATTTCAGCCGGTGCGGGATCAATACCATGTTCAATACCGGTACAGTGGTGGGCGTGAGCTGCAATGTTTTCGGGGGAATTTTCCGCCCAAATTCCTGCCTTCTTTCAGTTGGGGAGGCGCCGGGATTACTGATAAATACCGGCTGGAGGAAGCGCTCCGGGACGCAGATGCGTGGATGCGGCTGA
- a CDS encoding type B 50S ribosomal protein L31, protein MKQGIHPENYRFVVFKDMSNGDSFLGKSTTPTRETITWEDGNEYPVIKLEISNTSHPFYTGKNVLVDTAGRIDKFNKRYKKEAK, encoded by the coding sequence ATGAAACAGGGAATTCATCCGGAAAATTATAGATTCGTAGTGTTTAAAGACATGTCCAACGGGGATAGCTTCCTGGGCAAATCCACCACTCCTACCCGCGAAACCATCACCTGGGAAGACGGTAACGAGTATCCAGTGATCAAGCTTGAGATCTCCAATACTTCTCACCCGTTCTATACTGGTAAGAATGTACTGGTAGATACCGCAGGCCGTATCGACAAATTCAACAAACGTTACAAGAAAGAGGCTAAATAA